The sequence CCTGAGGTGCCCGTAGAAGCCCAAGGACAAGAAACAAGGAGAAGAGTAGATCTACATCTACTCCACCGATGAGCGCGTCTCGGTTCATCAAGTGCGTCACCGTGGGGGACGGTGCCGTCGGAAAGACCTGCATGCTCATCTCCTACACATCCAACACTTTCCCCACTGTGAGTTGagatttcttcttttctttttgagCCTTTCTTCCTTCACGCACTGGCCCTTTGGGCTTTTGCCAGGGAGTAGGAGTAAATCGGTTCCCCTGCTCACACAGGGACTATGGGGAGGGGATTGTTCTTTCGCACATTGATTTCTACCCAATCATCATCTAGACAGGATAGGTACAGCTCAGCTACGCCTCCCGACAAATTGACATAGAAACCTACCCCTGTTGATTTCTCTAGGAGGGCGAAGAAAATGGAAACACAGTTCTACCATACCCGCTATCTTAGCTCGACGTTCCCTCGTATCTATTTTGGGAACCACATAATATATTAGCGTTTCTTTTCGTTCCCTCGGTTGTTGTGACTAGTGAGATCAGAGCCACACAGAATCTCTAATTATCGTTCCCGGCCAAGCTGTGCCCACAGACAACTAACGGGACGAGGGTTTGTTCGTTTGAGTTGTCTTGGCTACAATATTATGCAGTTGCTTATGTCTGCAAGGCGCATCTCAATGCTGCAGGACTATGTTCCAACTGTGTTCGACAACTTCAGTGCCAATGTTGTGGTTGACGGGAGCACTGTCAACTTGGGTCTGTGGGATACAGCAGGTCTCTTCCCTTGGCATTAAAATCCTTCTTTGTATCTGCATTCCTTCCTGCTCCAAAGTACAGTAACTGATATTCTATGATTTTTTTAGGACAAGAAGATTACAATAGACTGCGTCCGTTGAGCTATCGTGGTGCTGATGTTTTTCTGCTCGCCTTTTCTCTTATCAGCAAAGCAAGCTATGAGAATGTCTCTAAGAAGGCAATAATCTTTCCCTGCCCACTTTCTTGCCCCGGCCCCGGTTTAATGCATTCTTATTTATTTTAGCTTCTTGACTTGCATTTCTTGCATATTACCTGTGCATGTCGTTTTTTCCAGTGGGTTCCTGAATTAAGGCACTATGCTCCTGGCGTGCCCATAATCCTTGTTGGGACAAA is a genomic window of Zea mays cultivar B73 chromosome 5, Zm-B73-REFERENCE-NAM-5.0, whole genome shotgun sequence containing:
- the LOC542739 gene encoding Rho-related protein from plants 4, yielding MSASRFIKCVTVGDGAVGKTCMLISYTSNTFPTDYVPTVFDNFSANVVVDGSTVNLGLWDTAGQEDYNRLRPLSYRGADVFLLAFSLISKASYENVSKKWVPELRHYAPGVPIILVGTKLDLRDDKQFFVDHPGAVPISTAQGEELRKLIGAAAYIECSSKTQQNIKAVFDAAIKVVLQPPKQKKRKKKVQKGCTIL